Proteins encoded by one window of Sediminicoccus rosea:
- a CDS encoding GNAT family N-acetyltransferase, producing the protein MRVRRLAPRDADAFRALRLEALRLAPFAFGAALAEEEHRPLSWFGQTLGHAAVFAAEHGPGQLGGMLGYRRDSLLKRRHIGHLWGMYVRPKARGQGIGAALLEAAIAHARAEVSVLQLMVGEGNPAARRLYERAGFTLYGTEAASLRVEGVEAVTLLMAMRLG; encoded by the coding sequence ATGCGGGTCCGGCGCCTCGCCCCGCGAGATGCCGATGCCTTTCGCGCCCTCCGGCTGGAGGCGCTGCGCCTTGCCCCCTTCGCCTTCGGCGCGGCCCTGGCCGAGGAGGAGCACAGGCCGCTCTCCTGGTTCGGCCAGACCCTGGGTCATGCCGCGGTCTTCGCGGCCGAGCACGGGCCGGGCCAGCTCGGCGGCATGCTGGGCTATCGGCGCGACAGCCTGCTGAAGCGGCGGCATATCGGCCATCTCTGGGGCATGTATGTCCGCCCGAAGGCGCGCGGGCAGGGGATCGGCGCCGCCTTGCTGGAGGCCGCCATCGCCCATGCGCGGGCCGAGGTCTCCGTGCTGCAGCTCATGGTGGGGGAGGGGAATCCCGCGGCGCGGCGGCTCTATGAGCGCGCGGGCTTCACGCTCTACGGCACCGAGGCGGCCTCGCTGCGGGTGGAGGGGGTCGAGGCGGTGACGCTGCTGATGGCGATGCGCCTCGGCTGA
- a CDS encoding cation:proton antiporter: MHHAHPLLATLVVALALAFALGLAARLLRVPPLLGYLAAGLAVGPYTPGFVADEGVTSAMAEIGVALLLFGVGLHFRARDLLAVWRVAVPGAIAQITIGTVLGALLGHLAFGLEAGAALVLGLALAISSTAVATRTLEERGRLGGDAGRLALGWLVMQDLVVVLALVLLPALARGGEGTALGPALLRTAGELVAFLLVMAVAGRVLLPRLLGLVAATGSRELFTLAVVVAALGTAFGSAALFGVSPALGAFFAGVLLAESPLGHQAAAETAPLQRVFVALFFVSVGMLVDPLVVLSAPWLTLAAFLTVLLGTGVAILLLLVGLRVALPTAAVVAGSMAQIGEFSFVLAALAIGQGLLPETVRGPLLAAATLTIVLTPLTLRLAERLAARAVGDRRYRAWETRRAGARAFPSPPPGLAGHAVIVGFGRVGRLVAQGLARHGVPILAIEADHARAAAIRREGIPVIWGDAAHAEVLAAARPESASLIVLAMPDAFGCRRVLELARAANPGLPAAVRAHDDEEAALLERIEGVGLVVMGEREIALGMAGFALRHFGVPPLGAQATLEELRAGRG, translated from the coding sequence ATGCATCATGCGCACCCACTGCTCGCGACCCTCGTCGTTGCCCTGGCCCTGGCCTTCGCGCTGGGCCTCGCGGCCCGGCTGCTCCGGGTGCCGCCGCTGCTCGGCTATCTCGCGGCGGGCCTCGCCGTCGGGCCCTATACGCCGGGCTTCGTGGCCGATGAGGGCGTCACCTCCGCCATGGCGGAGATCGGCGTGGCGCTGCTGCTCTTCGGTGTCGGCCTGCATTTCCGCGCGCGGGACCTGCTGGCCGTCTGGCGCGTGGCGGTGCCGGGCGCCATCGCGCAGATCACCATCGGTACCGTGCTCGGCGCGCTGCTCGGTCATCTCGCCTTCGGGCTGGAGGCGGGGGCGGCGCTGGTGCTGGGCCTTGCGCTCGCCATCTCATCCACCGCGGTCGCCACCCGCACGCTGGAGGAGCGAGGGCGGCTCGGCGGCGATGCGGGGCGCCTCGCCCTCGGGTGGCTGGTGATGCAGGACCTGGTGGTGGTGCTGGCGCTGGTGCTGCTGCCCGCACTCGCCCGTGGCGGCGAGGGGACGGCGCTCGGGCCCGCCCTGCTGCGAACGGCGGGCGAGCTGGTGGCCTTCCTGCTCGTCATGGCCGTGGCCGGGCGCGTCCTGCTGCCCCGGCTGCTCGGCCTCGTCGCCGCCACCGGCTCGCGCGAGCTGTTCACGCTCGCCGTGGTGGTGGCGGCACTCGGCACGGCCTTCGGCAGCGCGGCGCTGTTCGGCGTCTCGCCGGCGCTGGGGGCCTTCTTCGCCGGCGTGCTGCTGGCCGAAAGCCCGCTCGGCCATCAGGCGGCGGCCGAGACGGCGCCGCTGCAGCGCGTCTTCGTCGCGCTCTTCTTCGTCTCGGTCGGCATGCTGGTGGACCCGCTGGTGGTGCTGTCCGCCCCCTGGCTGACGCTGGCCGCCTTCCTGACCGTGCTGCTGGGCACGGGTGTCGCGATCCTCCTCCTGCTCGTCGGGCTGCGCGTGGCGCTGCCGACGGCCGCCGTGGTGGCGGGCAGCATGGCGCAGATCGGCGAGTTCTCCTTCGTGCTGGCCGCGCTGGCGATCGGCCAGGGCCTGCTGCCCGAGACGGTGCGTGGCCCGCTGCTGGCCGCCGCCACGCTCACCATCGTGCTGACGCCGCTCACGCTGCGCCTTGCGGAGCGGCTGGCGGCCCGGGCCGTGGGGGACCGGCGCTACCGCGCCTGGGAGACGCGCCGCGCCGGCGCCCGCGCCTTCCCCTCGCCCCCGCCCGGCCTTGCCGGCCATGCGGTGATCGTGGGTTTCGGCCGCGTCGGGCGCCTGGTGGCGCAGGGCCTGGCGCGGCATGGCGTGCCCATCCTCGCGATCGAGGCGGACCACGCCCGCGCCGCAGCGATCCGGCGCGAGGGGATTCCCGTCATCTGGGGCGATGCCGCGCATGCCGAGGTGCTGGCCGCCGCCCGGCCGGAATCGGCGAGCCTCATCGTGCTCGCCATGCCCGACGCCTTCGGTTGCCGCCGCGTGCTGGAGCTGGCGCGCGCGGCCAATCCCGGCCTGCCCGCCGCCGTGCGCGCGCATGATGACGAGGAGGCGGCGCTGCTGGAGCGGATCGAGGGCGTGGGTCTCGTCGTGATGGGCGAGCGCGAGATCGCCCTCGGCATGGCCGGCTTCGCGCTGCGGCATTTCGGCGTGCCGCCGCTGGGCGCGCAGGCGACGCTCGAGGAACTGCGGGCGGGCCGCGGCTGA
- the aroC gene encoding chorismate synthase produces MSHNSFGHLFRVTTWGESHGPAIGCVVDGCPPGLKLDEAWIQPFLDKRRPGSGKYVTQRQEPDQVRILSGVFEGHTTGTPIALMIENQDQRSKDYGEIARSFRPGHADIAYAWKYGIRDYRGGGRASARETAMRVAAGAIARRVLGDGVVIRGALTQIGRDRVDRAAWDWAQTEQNEFWCPDAAAAQRWEALLAGVRKAGSSIGAVIEVQAEGVPVGLGAPIYGKLDADIAAALMSINAVKGVEIGDGFAAAELSGEENADEMRMRQDGSVEFLANHAGGMLGGISTGQPIVARFAVKPTSSILTPRQAVTADGRNTDLLTKGRHDPCVGIRAVPVGEAMLACVLADHLLRHRAQNPEAPVVGRLPLG; encoded by the coding sequence ATGTCGCACAACAGCTTCGGCCATCTCTTCCGCGTCACCACCTGGGGCGAATCCCACGGGCCGGCCATCGGCTGCGTGGTGGATGGCTGCCCGCCCGGCCTGAAGCTGGACGAGGCCTGGATCCAGCCCTTCCTCGACAAGCGCCGCCCGGGCTCGGGCAAATACGTGACCCAGCGACAGGAACCGGACCAGGTCCGTATCCTGTCGGGCGTCTTCGAGGGGCACACCACCGGCACGCCCATCGCGCTGATGATCGAGAACCAGGACCAGCGCAGCAAGGATTACGGCGAGATCGCGCGGAGCTTCCGGCCGGGTCATGCCGATATCGCCTATGCGTGGAAATACGGCATCCGCGACTATCGCGGCGGCGGCCGGGCCTCGGCGCGGGAGACGGCGATGCGGGTTGCGGCCGGCGCCATCGCCCGGCGCGTGCTGGGCGATGGCGTGGTGATCCGCGGCGCGCTCACGCAGATCGGGCGGGACCGCGTGGACCGCGCCGCCTGGGATTGGGCGCAGACCGAGCAGAACGAGTTCTGGTGCCCCGACGCCGCCGCGGCGCAGCGCTGGGAAGCCCTGCTGGCGGGCGTCCGCAAGGCGGGCTCCTCCATCGGCGCCGTGATCGAGGTGCAGGCCGAGGGCGTGCCCGTCGGCCTCGGCGCGCCGATCTATGGCAAGCTCGACGCCGACATCGCGGCGGCGTTGATGTCCATCAACGCCGTGAAGGGCGTCGAGATCGGCGATGGCTTCGCCGCGGCGGAGCTTTCGGGCGAGGAGAATGCCGACGAGATGCGGATGCGCCAGGATGGCTCGGTCGAGTTCCTGGCGAATCACGCGGGCGGCATGCTGGGGGGCATTTCCACCGGCCAGCCCATCGTGGCGCGCTTCGCGGTGAAGCCCACCTCCTCCATCCTCACGCCGCGCCAGGCCGTCACCGCCGATGGGCGCAACACGGATCTGCTCACCAAGGGGCGGCATGACCCCTGCGTGGGCATCCGTGCCGTTCCGGTGGGCGAGGCGATGCTGGCCTGCGTGCTGGCGGATCATCTGCTGCGCCACCGGGCACAAAATCCGGAGGCGCCGGTCGTCGGCCGGCTGCCTCTGGGATAA
- a CDS encoding cyclic nucleotide-binding domain-containing protein translates to MRSQDREEMRRIGFFRGVDDPEQVDAMLRGAFLQRFPAHVELIQTGEPADFLHVIVDGTVEMFSGHRDRETTLGVSGPGDSFILAAVLFDRPYLQSARALTAARILMVPAEAVRQAFAADAGFARSVAESLALAYRGLIMELKNQKLRSGLERLANWLLAHDAANGSKGRFDLPFDKKVLAARLGMAPEVLSRSFAALVPYEVVVQGPSVVIRDPAVLRKLAQPCTTIDGATL, encoded by the coding sequence GTGAGAAGTCAGGACAGGGAAGAGATGCGCCGTATCGGGTTCTTCCGGGGCGTGGACGATCCTGAGCAGGTTGACGCGATGCTCCGGGGCGCCTTTCTGCAGCGCTTTCCGGCGCATGTGGAGCTGATCCAGACGGGCGAGCCCGCCGATTTCCTGCATGTGATCGTGGACGGGACGGTGGAGATGTTTTCCGGGCATCGAGATCGGGAGACGACGCTCGGCGTCTCTGGTCCAGGCGACAGCTTCATCCTCGCCGCTGTGTTGTTCGACCGACCCTACCTGCAATCCGCGCGGGCGCTCACCGCCGCGCGGATCCTGATGGTCCCTGCGGAGGCCGTGCGCCAAGCCTTCGCGGCTGATGCTGGCTTTGCACGGTCAGTGGCGGAGAGTCTTGCGTTAGCCTATCGCGGGCTGATCATGGAATTGAAGAACCAGAAGCTCCGGTCTGGTCTTGAGCGGCTCGCGAATTGGCTGCTCGCCCATGATGCGGCGAACGGCTCGAAAGGGCGGTTCGATTTGCCCTTCGACAAAAAGGTTTTGGCAGCCCGACTTGGCATGGCCCCGGAAGTGCTGTCCCGTTCCTTTGCCGCGCTCGTGCCATACGAGGTAGTTGTGCAAGGTCCATCCGTGGTGATCCGGGACCCTGCCGTGCTGCGGAAGCTGGCCCAACCCTGCACGACCATCGACGGAGCCACCCTATGA
- a CDS encoding nitrate/nitrite transporter, which yields MWLSTIAFTVCFAVWTIFAIIGVQIKRELGLSETQFGLLVGTPILTGSLIRLLLGIWSDQYGGRMVFTITMLSAAVMTALLTQAYDYPTFLLAALGVGLAGGSFSVGVAYVAKWFPKEKQGTALGIFGAGNVGAAVTKFAAPVIMVAYGWKTVALIWAAALLVMAVVFFVMTKDDPDLARRRAIGAKPEPLSAMMEPLKNIQVWRFSLYYFFVFGAFVALALWLPRYLIGVYGLDIVTAGMVGAAYSIPASIFRAYGGHLSDKFGARRIMYWTFGVSVVCTFILSYPPTQYVVQGIRGPMTFSMSMGLIGFMITTFTLGFFMSLGKAAVYKHIPVYYPDRVGAVGGVVGLVGGLGGFVLPIAFGALNDLTGVWQSCFWLLFLIVAVALVWMHVSILRMEREAAEPAGLHQNLPELPEMQPIHTPAQKGALSAKGPIQDWRPEDKVFWEGPGRAIARRNLWISVPCLLLSFAVWMVWSVVVAKLPSVGFAFTTEQLFWLASLPGLSGATLRIAYSFMPAMFGGRLWTTLATWSLLIPALGMGFAVQDPATPYWIFLLLALLCGFGGGNFASSMANISFFFPKSEKGNALAINAGLGNLGVSVVQFVVPLAITAGVFGWLGGAPQTATVGGVTSTLWLQNAGFVFVPFIIASAFAAWFGMNDIASMKASFADQAVIFRRTHNWIMCWLYTGTFGSFIGFSAAFPLLSRILYPEVNALKYAFLGPLVGALSRAVAGKPCDRIGGGRITFWVFIAMSLGVMGILYAIGMKGDPTSFPVFFASFLFLFAATGVGNASTFQMIPAIMRKEVARLEPGLTGAERVKQSDKESAAIIGFTSAIAAYGAFFIPKSFGTSIAMTGGPETALYSFLGFYVSCVLATWWFYTRRGGLLHDVERGGHTAPAVSPAQ from the coding sequence TTGTGGCTCTCAACCATCGCCTTCACCGTCTGCTTCGCCGTCTGGACCATCTTCGCCATCATCGGCGTCCAGATCAAACGCGAGTTGGGTCTGAGTGAAACGCAGTTCGGCCTGCTCGTCGGCACGCCTATCCTGACCGGCTCGCTGATTCGACTGCTTCTCGGGATCTGGTCTGATCAATACGGCGGGCGAATGGTGTTCACCATCACCATGCTCTCCGCCGCCGTGATGACGGCGCTGCTCACCCAGGCCTATGACTATCCGACCTTCCTGCTGGCCGCACTCGGTGTCGGTCTGGCTGGCGGCTCCTTCTCGGTTGGCGTCGCCTATGTGGCGAAGTGGTTCCCCAAGGAGAAGCAGGGCACCGCGCTCGGCATCTTCGGCGCCGGGAATGTGGGCGCGGCCGTCACCAAATTCGCCGCCCCCGTCATCATGGTCGCCTATGGCTGGAAGACCGTCGCGCTGATCTGGGCGGCGGCGCTGCTGGTGATGGCGGTCGTCTTCTTCGTGATGACGAAGGATGACCCGGACCTGGCGCGCCGCCGCGCCATCGGAGCGAAGCCCGAGCCGCTCTCGGCCATGATGGAGCCGCTGAAGAACATCCAGGTCTGGCGCTTCTCGCTCTACTACTTCTTCGTCTTTGGCGCCTTCGTGGCGCTGGCGCTGTGGCTGCCGCGCTACCTCATCGGGGTCTATGGGCTGGATATCGTCACCGCCGGCATGGTGGGTGCGGCCTATTCCATCCCGGCTTCGATCTTCCGTGCCTATGGCGGGCACCTGTCCGACAAGTTCGGCGCGCGGCGGATCATGTACTGGACCTTCGGCGTCTCCGTCGTCTGCACCTTCATCCTTTCCTATCCGCCGACGCAATACGTGGTGCAGGGCATCCGCGGCCCGATGACCTTCAGCATGTCCATGGGCCTCATCGGCTTCATGATCACCACGTTCACGCTGGGCTTCTTCATGAGCCTGGGCAAGGCGGCCGTCTACAAGCACATCCCGGTCTACTACCCCGACCGCGTCGGCGCCGTGGGCGGCGTGGTGGGCCTGGTGGGCGGCCTGGGCGGCTTCGTCCTGCCCATCGCCTTCGGCGCCCTGAATGACCTGACCGGCGTGTGGCAGAGCTGCTTCTGGCTGCTTTTCCTCATCGTCGCGGTCGCGCTGGTCTGGATGCACGTCTCCATCCTGCGGATGGAGCGCGAGGCTGCCGAGCCGGCGGGGCTGCATCAGAACCTGCCCGAACTGCCGGAAATGCAGCCCATCCACACCCCCGCGCAGAAGGGCGCGCTCTCGGCCAAGGGCCCGATCCAGGATTGGCGTCCAGAGGACAAGGTCTTCTGGGAGGGTCCTGGCCGCGCCATCGCGCGCCGCAACCTCTGGATCTCGGTACCCTGCCTCCTGCTCTCCTTCGCGGTCTGGATGGTGTGGTCCGTCGTGGTCGCCAAGCTGCCGAGCGTGGGCTTCGCCTTCACGACGGAGCAGCTCTTCTGGCTGGCTTCTCTACCGGGCCTCTCGGGCGCCACACTGCGCATCGCCTATAGCTTCATGCCGGCGATGTTCGGCGGCCGGCTCTGGACGACGCTCGCCACCTGGTCGCTGCTGATCCCCGCACTCGGCATGGGCTTCGCCGTGCAGGATCCGGCGACCCCCTACTGGATCTTCCTGCTCCTCGCCCTGCTCTGTGGCTTCGGTGGCGGCAACTTCGCCTCCTCCATGGCCAATATCTCCTTCTTCTTCCCGAAGAGCGAGAAGGGCAACGCGCTCGCCATCAATGCGGGCCTCGGCAATCTCGGCGTGAGCGTGGTGCAGTTCGTGGTGCCGCTGGCCATCACGGCCGGCGTCTTCGGCTGGCTCGGCGGCGCGCCGCAGACGGCAACCGTCGGCGGCGTCACCTCGACGCTCTGGCTGCAGAATGCGGGCTTCGTCTTCGTGCCCTTCATCATCGCCTCGGCCTTCGCGGCCTGGTTCGGGATGAACGACATCGCCAGCATGAAGGCCTCCTTCGCGGACCAGGCGGTGATCTTCCGCCGCACCCACAACTGGATCATGTGCTGGCTCTACACCGGCACCTTCGGTTCCTTCATCGGCTTCTCGGCCGCCTTCCCGCTGCTCTCGCGCATCCTCTATCCCGAGGTCAACGCGCTGAAATACGCCTTCCTGGGCCCCCTGGTCGGCGCGCTGTCCCGTGCCGTGGCTGGCAAGCCCTGTGACCGGATCGGCGGCGGGCGGATCACCTTCTGGGTCTTCATCGCCATGTCGTTGGGTGTGATGGGCATCCTCTACGCCATCGGCATGAAGGGCGACCCGACTTCCTTCCCGGTCTTCTTCGCGAGCTTCCTCTTCCTCTTTGCCGCGACCGGCGTGGGCAATGCCTCCACCTTCCAGATGATCCCCGCCATCATGCGCAAAGAGGTGGCGCGCCTCGAGCCCGGCCTGACGGGGGCGGAGCGCGTGAAGCAATCCGACAAGGAATCGGCCGCGATCATCGGCTTCACCTCTGCCATCGCCGCCTATGGCGCCTTCTTCATCCCCAAGAGCTTCGGCACCTCCATCGCCATGACCGGTGGCCCGGAGACGGCGCTCTATAGCTTCCTGGGGTTCTACGTGAGTTGCGTCCTCGCGACCTGGTGGTTCTACACGCGCCGCGGCGGCCTGCTGCACGACGTCGAGCGCGGCGGCCACACGGCCCCCGCCGTCTCTCCCGCCCAATGA
- a CDS encoding nitrate reductase subunit alpha encodes MSHFLDRLTFFKKVQEPFSNGHGITTNEDRRWEDGYRKRWQHDKIVRSTHGANCTGSCSWKIYVKGGIVTWETQQTDYPRTRPDLPNHEPRGCSRGASYSWYLYSGNRVKYPLVRSRLIKLWREARAIMTPVAAWASIVENPEKRAAYTSKRGHGGFVRAGWDEVQEIIAAANAYTAKTHGPDRIFGFSPIPAMSMVSYAAGSRYLSLIGGVCMSFYDWYCDLPPASPQTWGEQTDVPESADWYNAGFIILWGSNVPQTRTPDAHFYTEARYRGMKSAVICPDYSEAAKFGDIWLSVKQGTDAALAMAMGHVILKEYHVARQVPYFRDYLRQYTDMPMLVKLVQQGDQLVPERFIRASDFDQSLGEANNPEWKTVAFDETTGNIVAPRGTIGFRWGEAGKWNLEERASDGTATKLRLSLDGIQDEMADVAFPYFGNIEHEHFTSTNHASVLHRRVPVKRLALADGETLVACVHDLFLANYGVDRGFGGDNIAASYDEVAPYTPAWAEKITGVSRDKIIQVAREFATNAEKTKGRSMIIIGAAMNHWFHADMNYRGVINMLVLCGCVGQSGGGWAHYVGQEKLRPQAGWAPLAFALDWGRPPRQQNSTSAFYAHTDQWRYETMNVGDIISPTAPKGPWDGSIIDYNIRAERMGWLPSAPQLQTNPLQVGRDAAAAGMSAKDYVAKGLKEGTLKLSCEDPDHPKNWPRNMFVWRSNLLGSSGKGHEYFLKHLLGTTHGVLGKDLGAQGRAKATEAVWHEEAPEGKLDLLVTLDFRMSTTCVYSDIVLPTATWYEKNDLNTSDMHPFIHPLTGAVDPAWEARSDWEIYKGIAKAFSRVAPEVLGVETDVVLNPIKHDSANEIAQPFDPRDWKRGECEPIPGQTMPNVFEVKRDYPATYERFTALGPLMDSIGNGIKGMAWKTGHEVEHLKALNGVHAEGANKGLARIVSDIDATEVILMLAPETNGEVAVHAWEALGKATGLDHTHLALPKEDEKIRFRDVVAQPRKIISAPTWSGLESEKVCYNAGYTNVHELIPWRTLTGRQQLYQDHLWMRAFGAALCVYRPPVDLRTVAPVADMKPNGQKQVVLNFITPHQKWGIHSTYTDNLLMLTLSRGGPCIWISEADAQRAGIVDNDWVEAFNSNGALVARAVVSQRVKDGMVMMYHAQEKIVNVPGSQMTGNRGGIHNSVTRIVLNPTHMIGGYAQQSYDFNYYGTIGTNRDEFVVVRKMTEIDWLERPHADSTLVTGEVA; translated from the coding sequence ATGAGCCATTTTCTTGACCGCCTGACCTTCTTCAAGAAGGTCCAAGAGCCCTTCTCCAACGGCCACGGCATCACCACCAACGAGGATCGCCGCTGGGAGGATGGCTACCGGAAGCGCTGGCAGCACGACAAGATCGTTCGCTCCACGCATGGTGCCAACTGCACCGGCTCCTGCTCCTGGAAGATCTATGTGAAGGGCGGCATCGTCACCTGGGAAACCCAGCAGACGGACTATCCGCGCACGCGCCCCGATCTTCCCAATCATGAGCCGCGCGGCTGCTCGCGCGGCGCCTCCTACAGCTGGTATCTCTACTCGGGCAACCGCGTGAAATACCCGCTGGTGCGCTCGCGGCTCATCAAGCTGTGGCGCGAGGCGCGGGCGATCATGACGCCCGTCGCCGCCTGGGCCTCCATCGTCGAGAATCCGGAGAAGCGGGCCGCCTACACCAGCAAGCGCGGCCATGGCGGCTTCGTCCGTGCCGGCTGGGACGAGGTGCAGGAGATCATCGCCGCCGCCAATGCCTATACGGCCAAGACGCACGGCCCAGACCGCATCTTTGGCTTCTCACCCATCCCGGCCATGTCCATGGTCTCATACGCCGCGGGCAGCCGCTATCTCTCGCTGATCGGCGGCGTCTGCATGTCCTTCTACGACTGGTATTGCGACCTGCCCCCAGCCTCGCCGCAGACCTGGGGCGAGCAGACTGACGTGCCGGAATCGGCCGACTGGTACAATGCGGGCTTCATCATCCTCTGGGGCTCCAACGTGCCGCAGACGCGCACGCCCGACGCGCATTTCTACACCGAGGCGCGCTATCGCGGCATGAAGAGCGCGGTGATCTGCCCCGACTATTCGGAGGCGGCGAAGTTCGGCGACATCTGGCTTTCCGTGAAGCAGGGCACGGATGCGGCGCTGGCGATGGCGATGGGGCATGTGATCCTGAAGGAATATCACGTGGCCCGGCAAGTGCCGTACTTCCGCGACTATCTGCGCCAGTACACCGACATGCCGATGCTGGTGAAGCTTGTGCAGCAAGGCGACCAGCTTGTGCCGGAGCGCTTCATTCGCGCCAGCGATTTCGATCAATCCCTCGGCGAGGCGAACAATCCCGAGTGGAAGACCGTCGCCTTCGACGAGACCACCGGAAACATCGTCGCGCCGCGCGGCACCATCGGCTTTCGCTGGGGCGAGGCAGGCAAGTGGAACCTGGAGGAGAGGGCCTCGGACGGTACGGCCACGAAGCTGCGCCTCTCGCTCGATGGCATCCAGGACGAGATGGCCGACGTCGCCTTCCCCTATTTCGGCAATATTGAGCATGAGCACTTCACCTCGACGAACCACGCCTCCGTGCTGCATCGCCGCGTGCCGGTAAAGCGCCTGGCGCTGGCCGATGGCGAGACGCTGGTGGCCTGTGTGCATGACCTGTTCCTGGCCAATTACGGCGTGGATCGCGGCTTCGGCGGCGACAACATCGCGGCAAGCTATGACGAGGTGGCACCCTATACGCCGGCCTGGGCCGAGAAGATCACCGGCGTCAGCCGCGACAAGATCATCCAAGTGGCGCGCGAATTCGCGACCAATGCCGAGAAGACCAAAGGCCGCTCGATGATCATCATCGGCGCCGCGATGAACCATTGGTTCCACGCCGACATGAACTACCGCGGCGTGATCAACATGCTGGTGCTCTGTGGCTGCGTCGGCCAATCGGGCGGCGGCTGGGCGCATTACGTGGGGCAGGAAAAGCTGCGTCCGCAGGCCGGTTGGGCGCCGCTCGCCTTCGCGCTGGATTGGGGCCGTCCGCCGCGCCAGCAGAACTCCACATCGGCCTTCTACGCGCACACCGACCAATGGCGCTACGAAACGATGAATGTGGGCGACATCATCTCCCCAACTGCGCCGAAGGGTCCGTGGGACGGATCGATCATTGACTACAACATCCGCGCCGAGCGGATGGGCTGGCTGCCTTCCGCGCCGCAGTTGCAGACCAACCCGTTGCAGGTCGGCCGTGACGCGGCGGCGGCTGGCATGTCGGCCAAGGACTATGTGGCGAAGGGGCTGAAGGAGGGCACGTTGAAGCTCTCCTGCGAGGACCCGGATCATCCGAAGAACTGGCCGCGCAACATGTTCGTCTGGCGGTCGAACCTGCTCGGGTCCTCCGGCAAGGGGCATGAGTATTTCCTCAAGCATCTGCTGGGCACGACGCATGGCGTGCTGGGCAAGGACCTCGGCGCGCAGGGCAGGGCCAAGGCCACCGAGGCGGTCTGGCATGAGGAGGCGCCGGAAGGAAAGCTGGACCTGCTGGTGACGCTGGATTTCCGTATGTCCACCACCTGCGTCTATTCCGACATCGTGCTGCCCACGGCCACCTGGTACGAGAAGAACGATCTCAATACCTCGGACATGCACCCCTTCATCCACCCGCTGACCGGCGCGGTGGACCCGGCCTGGGAAGCGCGCAGCGACTGGGAGATCTACAAGGGCATCGCGAAGGCCTTCTCGCGCGTGGCGCCCGAGGTTCTCGGCGTCGAGACCGATGTGGTGCTGAACCCCATCAAGCACGACAGCGCGAATGAGATCGCCCAGCCCTTCGACCCGCGCGACTGGAAGCGCGGCGAGTGCGAACCGATCCCGGGCCAGACCATGCCCAATGTCTTCGAGGTGAAGCGCGACTATCCCGCCACCTACGAGCGCTTCACGGCACTCGGCCCCCTGATGGACAGCATTGGCAATGGCATCAAGGGCATGGCCTGGAAGACCGGGCATGAAGTCGAACATCTCAAGGCGCTGAACGGCGTCCATGCCGAGGGCGCCAATAAGGGCCTGGCGCGGATCGTCTCGGACATCGATGCGACCGAGGTGATCCTGATGCTCGCCCCCGAGACAAATGGTGAGGTCGCGGTGCATGCCTGGGAAGCGCTCGGCAAGGCGACGGGCCTCGACCACACGCACTTGGCGCTGCCCAAGGAAGACGAGAAGATCCGCTTCCGCGACGTGGTGGCGCAGCCGCGCAAGATCATTTCCGCCCCCACCTGGTCCGGGCTGGAGAGCGAGAAGGTCTGCTACAACGCCGGCTACACCAATGTGCATGAGCTGATCCCCTGGCGCACGCTGACCGGGCGGCAGCAGCTCTACCAGGATCATCTCTGGATGCGCGCCTTCGGTGCCGCACTCTGCGTCTATCGGCCACCGGTGGATTTGCGCACGGTCGCCCCGGTGGCGGACATGAAACCCAACGGCCAGAAGCAGGTGGTGCTGAACTTCATCACGCCACACCAGAAATGGGGCATCCACTCCACCTACACCGACAACCTCCTGATGCTCACGCTCTCACGCGGCGGCCCCTGCATCTGGATCAGCGAGGCGGACGCACAGCGCGCCGGGATCGTGGACAATGACTGGGTGGAGGCCTTCAACAGCAATGGTGCGCTGGTCGCGCGCGCCGTCGTCTCCCAGCGCGTCAAGGACGGCATGGTGATGATGTACCACGCGCAGGAGAAGATCGTGAACGTGCCCGGCTCGCAGATGACGGGCAACCGCGGCGGCATCCACAACTCGGTCACGCGCATCGTGCTGAACCCGACGCACATGATCGGCGGCTACGCCCAGCAA